TTGTGTTCTATAGCAGTAGCAAGAAAACCattaggagagctgccactggtGTAATAACCTGCTCAGTAGATGACTCACGGACTGTTGTGATTGGTCTAGCGGCAGACTCTGGATGTGGTAAGAGTACCTTCATGAGGAGACTAACTAGTGTGTTTGGTGGTGCTGCAGAGCCACCTAAAGGAGGCAATCCTGATTCAAACACACTGATAAGTGACACAACTACTGTGATATGTTTAGATGATTATCACTCACTGGATAGGACTGGAAGGAAGGAAAAAGGGGTGACAGCACTTGACCCAAGAGCCAACAATTTTGATCTCATGTATGAGCAAGTTAAAGCTCTTAAAGATGGGAAAGCTGTTGAGAAACCTATTTACAATCATGTCACTGGTCTCCTGGATCCTCCTGAGCTCATCAAGCCTCCTAAGATTCTTGTTATTGAAGGTCTTCACCCAATGTAAGCCTCCTAAGACACACTCTCtctccctccctctctctctctctctctgatatACATGAAAACTTGGGACAAAATGTTTtcgttaatttataattatatccaAACATCTTAATTTTGCACCATATATTTTAACTTTTTGAGAAAAATTGTATTCAAACCTCACAATTTTATGATTAATTTTGTTAATCACAACAAAATGTATTAACTGTATTTCTTTTTTGAAAAGGGCTTTTCTGACTTTCAAATTTAATGACAAACAAAACCTTGGTGTCACATGAAAATTGAGAAAATCACATAAGAAGCTTATATTATATGTTGACTTATATGCAATGTGTATGTAGGTTTGATGAACGTGTGAGGGACCTCTTAGACTTCAGCATCTATTTGGACATAAGCAATGAGGTTAAATTTGCTTGGAAAATTCAGGTAAATTTCATTTTCTAATACTTATCCAGATCAATGACTCTAGTTTTACCCATTGCCTTTGACCTGATAAAGCTAGAATTAATTGCAGAGGGACATGGCAGAGCGAGGACATAGTCTTGAAAGCATTAAAGCCAGTATTGAAGCACGCAAGCCTGACTTTGATGCTTATATTGGTAATTAAATTATGCTCATctactctctctcacacacacagtcctttttttttttacactcaTTAATGATATCTGATATTCCATACTGGGTAAGTTAGTGACTTGTTGATGGTTATAATCCAAATTAAACCCTAATTCCAGCTGGTTTTTAAAATCTCACATCCACACTGCGGGACATTAGAATCAATCATACtttgagccaataaaaaaaagGTTTAATGCTCAATTTTATTATTGTATTTATTGGAATATTCAATTTagcctaaaaataaagaaaataaaaatattaaatttattgattttttaaatttaaatttttgaattaaattgaatttaaattgaaatttaatttacataaatttaaaattagctAAATTGAACATCCCAATAAACACAATGGTGAAATTAAACATTCTACACAGATTTATGGTGAAATCTCCATGAACCAAGGAATTTTTTAGTTGTATTGTATTATTATTTATGTTATTGTTGTAGATTAGATTGAGTGATTTCTTGGTAATGTATTTGTGAATTTTTGACTTGAAACTAAACTAATCCACTGAAATTTAGCAGATTGAGCTGTTTCTGATaatatataattgaaatttcATGTTGGTGCAGATCCGCAAAAGCAATATGCTGATGCTGTGGTTGAAGTGCTGCCAACCCAGCTGATTCCAGACGACAATGAGGGGAAAGTTTTAAGAGTTAAGCTGATAATGAAAGAAGGGGTCAATTATTTCAGCCCTGTTTACTTGTTTGATGAAGGCTCAACCATTTCATGGATACCCTGTGGTAGGAAGCTCACCTGCTCTTACCCTGGCATCAAATTCTTCTATTGCcctgaaacttattttggccatgagGTATACATATTACATTTCCATAATTTTATCAATTCAGTTCCAACCGGGTATCTGATAATAACTCCTGTACCATTGAGTCATAGCTTATTGGTTTGATCCAACGGTTTTTTTGTTGTTTAGGTGTCAGTATTGGAGATGGATGGGCAATTCGACAGATTAGATGAGCTCATTTATGTGGAAAGCCATCTTAGCAACATATCCACCAAGTTCTATGGAGAAATCACCCAACAAATGTTGAAGCATGCAGATTTCCCTGGAAGTAACAATGGAACAGGTCTCTTCCAAACCATTATAGGATTGAAAATAAGAGATCTCTACGAGCAAATCTTTGCCAGCAAGGCAAAGACTCCTGTAGAAGCAAAAGCCTAAATTCTACTGCCTtttctttcttcccttctttttTCCACTGTTTTAGGCTATTCTTCATAAGAATGATAAACACTTGTGTACCTATTTGGTGTTGTAATTCTGTGGACATTTGTATAACATATAGAAATCAAAAGCATAAATGAAATTCAGTTTTAAGACTTTTCATACAAGACCAACGTTATTATCATTGTGTTTAACTTCCTATATTGCTTTTCTCGTATCACCTCACCTGCTTATTCAAATTTGTCAGCTGCAcactctttctttttccttttttttttttcccttgcaATTGACTCCGACTATGACTCGAACTCGAAACCTAGATGATTCCAATATCACTTAGCTAAAGCTCACTGATTGTGAGCTGTCTACTTTATTGATCTATTGCTACCACATGGGCTCTACAATTTTTGGAGAGTAGAAAATGAGAATAGACCACATATGCAAATATGTAAAACCCATATACAAAATTATTAGATCCCCCATATATATTGTTCCAATGGTGGCTGGGTCTAAACCTAACCGCAGTCTGATTCAAATCCGAAACAGGACTGgtttaaatcaaatcaaaatcaatgagtcAAACCGTTTCCTTTTTTCTTGAACTGGATAAAAACCAGTctttgatttggtttcaagtcaaaaAAACCGTGGtcctattaaaaaaaatttaaaaatctcaACCATTGAATTAGATCAAAACCTCATTAAATAGAAATCGAATCGAGACAGAACCAAAACCAAAAGGGACTCTTTGATCTGATCCCGAGTCCCTTGAACTATTGAATCAAAACCACTGATTCCAGCCCAAAACCAATCTGGACTGAACCCTAGATGGATCTAAGCAAGAAATTTCCATGATTTCCCTTTAGCTTCCAGTTTTTTGTAAAAAGGTCTAGCGATCAAATCATGTTGAATAGCTGAAAAGTTTATTCAAAGGGGAGAGCTAGCCTACTATGTAGCTCTACAGAAACATGTAGAGGTCTAAGAAGGTTCTCATTAGGAATTTGACATTTTTATCTTTTCAGAGGCATGCATTTCTATGCAGATCACTTACAATTAGTATAACAGCACCTTCACTACGAATGTAATTAAACTGTGGCAATGGAGTGGAAACATTATATTGGATGGAAGTTATGCAAAACCTAAAATATGCACAGCATGTGAACTATGACAAATATGTATGCATCTAAAAGCATCCTCCACAACAATTAATGTATGTTCAATAAAAAAAATGACAACAATAGAATCTCCATGTTAACTGTGTTTAATAATGATATGCCCTTAATCTTATTTTACTTGCAGATTCTTTAGCTAAGCAAGCATGAAAGATAGTAGACCTTTCTATTGAAGATTTAAACAGCATTTTCAGTATACCAGCTTGATGAACTTCAGAACACAAACTAAGGCAGTCCAGTTGCAACTTACATTTGGATATTCAAGTTTCCAACCTTTGATAAATACTACACAGGATGCTAGCAAACTAAAAACTGAATCAGAAGCACTGAACAGTTGCCAAAATAAGCATGTTACCCAAAATTATGGGTATCTGCGTGCAAAGCACAGCTTATGGGGAAAAGATAAGGTTTCTAGATATTAAGCAAGTGCTAAGGAAACTATATTTACAAACTACATAGAAGCATTCCTTATAATAGACTACAACTTACCAGAAAAAAGATAGGAATTATACTAGCTGGTAATCGATATATATCTAACTGCCAACTTTCCTCGTCTCTACTTGATTATAACAAACTTGTTAGTACCATGTCTAGCCCAATGTTCCTTCAAGTCAACTGGATGGGAAAGATCATGACCTTCAGCTGCCAGTTTCAGCAGAAGTTTCACATATGCTCCATTACTCATTTTCCTCCCAGCCATGCGAGCCCCAGGCCTTGTGGAACTCATGGGGAGAGGATATTCAGATATACTAATAGTGCAACATGAGGACTGCCATCCACCAGCACCCCATTTGTAGCAAACTCGAGGCATGCCTGTGCAGGAGCAAAATGGAGATGGCACCCCAGATAAATCATAGTTCATTCTATCGATATCAACATTGAGATTCCTTTTTTCACGTATTGCTTCAGGCATGCTATGTCCGTTCTTTTTAGAAGAAGTCTTTTTGGGTTGTTTTGGCTTCAAAGTTTTGGATGAAATTTGGTTAGAACCCTTTAAAGAAGGCTTCTGTTTCCTAGCCTTTGCAGGTTTAGTTCCTGAGTTATTATTCTTTGCTGGTTCAGTTGTAGGAGCAACAGAACAAATAGGAGCAACAGGTAGACCTGGTTGTGAATCAATTTGAGTTCCTTGAGAATGAATTGAGCTGGTTTTTGGTGCAGAGTAAAAACTTCTAGAATAAAACCAGGAAAAATGTGGAACAGATGCCCCTGTGCTAGTTTCTGGTGTGATATGGCTTCTATTGGAGTATGTACCCATCATGTACTTTACTGCTAGATGTATAAGCACTGCACGTACATTAGAACACTGCTTGTAGAAAATCAAATTCCTAACACTTGACAGGTATTCATATCTATGTCAGCCAAAACAGTATGTAAAATCAACACATTTTGCAGAGGCAAACAAACTGTAATAGCCATATGAAATCCAGCAGTTCCTCATTAACAAATTAATAGAATATATTCAAATAGAAGGGTATTTTATTCAAGCTAAAAGCAATACAAGTAAATTCCTCATAAACAGGACTTAAATGACAAAATCCAAACTAGCCGAACTAATTGAGTAAAACAGATAGAAAGGTAAATTTTACCTCTTGCATACCAAAAATCTCATGGAACACTCAGAATTATTAACCGTTTCATATTTTTCAACTACACAATGAAGTTTCAACATTGTTAGTTTCAGTAATTGAACCACTTCTGGGTGGctgaaagaaaatatatatatatagaaccaTATTGCATATGGACAACACAAACTTGATATGTGCTATTTACCTCTTGGAGGATATCCATGCAATATAAATGAGTTGAATTTACATCCTAGTAATGAAAAAGGTCAGTAATTTCCTCTCAAATTTACTCTtggatttttaacaaaatatttcCCTCA
The Hevea brasiliensis isolate MT/VB/25A 57/8 chromosome 18, ASM3005281v1, whole genome shotgun sequence genome window above contains:
- the LOC110656279 gene encoding phosphoribulokinase, chloroplastic; its protein translation is MAICTVYTSQSLNSTCSIYTPGKTHLGFNQKHLVFYSSSKKTIRRAATGVITCSVDDSRTVVIGLAADSGCGKSTFMRRLTSVFGGAAEPPKGGNPDSNTLISDTTTVICLDDYHSLDRTGRKEKGVTALDPRANNFDLMYEQVKALKDGKAVEKPIYNHVTGLLDPPELIKPPKILVIEGLHPMFDERVRDLLDFSIYLDISNEVKFAWKIQRDMAERGHSLESIKASIEARKPDFDAYIDPQKQYADAVVEVLPTQLIPDDNEGKVLRVKLIMKEGVNYFSPVYLFDEGSTISWIPCGRKLTCSYPGIKFFYCPETYFGHEVSVLEMDGQFDRLDELIYVESHLSNISTKFYGEITQQMLKHADFPGSNNGTGLFQTIIGLKIRDLYEQIFASKAKTPVEAKA
- the LOC110656288 gene encoding protein BASIC PENTACYSTEINE7 isoform X1, giving the protein MRFLVCKSVRNLIFYKQCSNVRAVLIHLAVKYMMGTYSNRSHITPETSTGASVPHFSWFYSRSFYSAPKTSSIHSQGTQIDSQPGLPVAPICSVAPTTEPAKNNNSGTKPAKARKQKPSLKGSNQISSKTLKPKQPKKTSSKKNGHSMPEAIREKRNLNVDIDRMNYDLSGVPSPFCSCTGMPRVCYKWGAGGWQSSCCTISISEYPLPMSSTRPGARMAGRKMSNGAYVKLLLKLAAEGHDLSHPVDLKEHWARHGTNKFVIIK
- the LOC110656288 gene encoding protein BASIC PENTACYSTEINE7 isoform X2, which translates into the protein MMGTYSNRSHITPETSTGASVPHFSWFYSRSFYSAPKTSSIHSQGTQIDSQPGLPVAPICSVAPTTEPAKNNNSGTKPAKARKQKPSLKGSNQISSKTLKPKQPKKTSSKKNGHSMPEAIREKRNLNVDIDRMNYDLSGVPSPFCSCTGMPRVCYKWGAGGWQSSCCTISISEYPLPMSSTRPGARMAGRKMSNGAYVKLLLKLAAEGHDLSHPVDLKEHWARHGTNKFVIIK